The nucleotide window TACCACTCTCTGCAAGGGGTTCCTCTATAATTAAACCATATCTTCTACACATTCCTCCAATATTCTTCTACACATcatatacatacatgttaaaatattttttgACTCATCCTTAATATATCTTAGTTAACTTGATCGTCGAATGGTGGTTCTAATGGCTCGGACTCAATATCCCTTCTAATGTGTTGTTTAGGGTGTCTATATGCATGTTCCGATATCAAGAAGACGAAGCGTAACTGATACAACCATCTAGGTGACCCTGAATAGGAAAACCTCATTCTCAACGCTCCGCGCATAATCTCTTATTGGACCTTGTACCATCATAATGATTTTGCACTGAATTGTAATAAAAGTTACTATCATCTCCATCATCTCACAAAAAGAAATTATATGTTTCCACCTACTTTTCCAACCATATGTAATGTTACTTGTGCGGATGTTTATGTAACCACATAAATTTCGAGTTAGGTTTGGACATGTTTGATGCACTTTATAAACCTCTCTATGTGTTAAAGACTTTCTGCTGTACTTATTGGTATTGAGTTTTATAAACAATTTCCCCATAGATTATTTATTTAGAGTACTTTTTAGTAGGTAAAAATAGAGCGAATTACAAATTGCATCCTTTCTATATATACCCACTTGCACAGCTCGGGgtttttcatttttattactTACATTTGACGTCCTTAAAGTGAAAGGTTTCCAACACTTTACGTCTCGCCTGAAGCAACTGTAAATTGAAacaacatatttttttttcaatcaagATGAATACACACTTTTGAAGCAATAGCACGCAAATACTTAGCACGATGAGCTCCTAAAGCCGATGCCCAATCCTTTCCATTACGTTTCAAAGCTTTGCGAGCGGCTTCCACAGCAATATCAACATCTTTTGCTGTAGCAGCTGGAATATCCcctaaacacaaaaaaaaaaaaaaaaaaaaaaaaaaaaccgaagtGAAGCAAGTTAACACAATACAAATAAATGAAATCAACTACGAATACGCAAAATGCTAATTTCTAGTTTATTAGATAAAGGAAACCGGAATAAACATCTAGACATAACTGAAATTGTTAAGATCTGAGGAATGCGTTAAACTCATAATATCATTCCTTCCAGGGGCGAAGGATAagaggggcggggaggggcgcccgcCCCCCCCCTgaatttttcgctcagtagtgttatatatgtagttttcgtatagaaagttgtgggtatatacgttttcgcccccccccccccccccgaccgaaaaattcaagcttcgccactgattcCTTCTATCAATAACAACAAATATGCAAATGCGGAATTCTAGTTTTTTGAAGCCTTCCTTATAAAGGGGTGAAAACCTTCTCTACCAAAACGTGTTTTGTCTGAGCAAGCGACTTGTCAAGTGAAAACAAAACCTGGATGGGCAACCATCAAAGACAGAACGAAGAATACATTGGTACGATTTTCTTGTGCTGTTACAACAAACTCTAGAACAATAATagtaataaaatataaatataaagaaTAAAGAATATACGTGTAGAAtaaatattgataataatggaccAAAGAAAATAATGGAAACATGAATTATGTTGTGTGAGTGTGACACACCCTTGGCAGGGCATGTCTAAGGCATTGAGTTGATGTGTTTATCACACGTTACTTGACACGTGCAGCCCGTAAGATTAGAACCACGATCTTCCAATGGAACCAATCCACCCACCCAATATTTactgccgttcaaaaaaaaaaaaaaaaaaaaaaaaaaaaacctaatatAATATTTACTCCCTCATCACACTTCTCGAGACGCACTTCACATCCGTCAGTGAGCTTTTCTCTCCGCCGTTGACTACCGGTCTCCGGTAACAATATCTACCGGAATTATATAAATCAAAGTTTCTTACACTTCAGTCACTCACCTGTAACCCTACGATGGCCATTCCAATTCCGTCACGCCAGTTATTCATCGACGGCGAGTGGAGAGAACCTGTTAAGAAGAATCGCATCCCTGTCATCAATCCGGCTACCGAACTCATCATCGGTATTACCTCACTTCACTCTACTCTACACACAATCTCTTTCGTCTACTGTTTTCAAAACTTCGATCGATAACGACGCCGATTAAGTTGTAGAATCTGTATTTCTGTTTAAGCGTATTTAAGTTTTCGCTTATTGATCGAAATAATAGTAAGAATGAGTTTCTGTTTATCGCGATTTTAAGATCTTAACAGTTACAGTTAAGTCTAGATGTTTATTCTGGTTTCAAGTATATGTAAAAATTAGAGATCGGCATTTTGTGTATTCGTTGTTATTGATCGAAATGAAATGATAATAGTAATAAGTTTCAGTTTAACGCATTCTTCAGAGTTCAGATCTTAACTGTTTCTGTTATGTCTAGATGTTAATTCTTTTCAGTTATCTAATAATATTGCATATTCGTTGTTATTGGTcgaataataacaataataataagttTCAGGTTAATGCATTCTTCAGATCTTAACATATTCAATTATGTCCAGATGTTTATTCTGGTTTCAATCATCTAAAAAACTAGAATTCTGCATTTTGCATATTTGTTGTTATTGATCGAAGGAATGATAGTCTGAGTTTATCGCATTCTTCAGttcggattttttttttttttttttttttgtgtgtgttcaGGGGATATTCCAGCTGCTACAGCAGAAGATGTTGATATTGCTGTGGAAGCCGCTCGCAAAGCTCTGAAACGTAATGGAGGAAAGGATTGGGCATCGGCTTCAGGAGCTCATCGTGCTAAGTATTTGCGTGCTATTGCTTCAAAAGTGTGTATTCATCTTGATTGAAAAAATATGTTGTTTCAATTTACATTTGATCCACCGCACAGAATTATCGAAGTTAATGCTCTTCAAAATTCAAATATTagcttaatttttcgaaaatataaTATGCAGATAGTGGAGAAAAAATCTGAACTGGCAAAACTCGAAGCCATCGATTGCGGAAAACCGCTTGAAGAAGCAGCATGGGATATGGTATTTTTGTCGCAAACAAATTAAAAAacctaagttttttttttatgaattaaCTATCTAATATGTATGATTTTTATCATTTAGGATGATGTAGCAGGATGTTTTGAGTACAATGCAGATCTTGCTGAAGCATTGGATAAAAAGCAAAATGCATCTGTTACTCTTCCAATGGACACATTCAAATGTCATCTTATTAGGGAACCAATTGGTGTAGTTGGGCTAATTTCCCCATGGTATACCTTCTCTCGTCCATATTATGATTGATCATCGTTTTCGACTTTTAATGTTGTGTTTTAAGTTTGTCACCATCATCTGGTTCTATTTAAATCTATAGGAATTACCCTTTGCTGATGGCTACATGGAAAGTTGCTCCCGCACTAGCAGCTGGATGTGCTGCTGTACTTAAACCATCAGAATTGGCATCTCTGTAAGTAATTGATGGATACGCGTTTTCTCCATTTCGGAAATTAGGTAATCTTGCTTGTATTAATGACATGTTTATTATCCAATTTCAGCACTTGCTTGGAGTTAGGTGAAATATGCAAAGAGGTGGGCCTTCCCCCTGGTGTTCTTAATATTTTGCCTGGATTAGGTCCAGAAGCTGGTGCATCATTGGCATCTCATCCGGATGTTGACAAGGTCTAGTTCTCGGTTATTTTTCATCTGATTCGTTAGCGGTTAGAGATTCTATTCTAATAAATCATAATGGTGTTCCCAAAATGGTATGATTCTTTTACAGATTGCATTTACTGGAAGCAGTGTCACTGGAAGCAAAGTTATGACTGCTGCAGCGCAGAATCTTAAGGTAGTATTCATTGTCATTCAGCATCTGTTTCAATTCAGTTTTTAGTGAGAATGTGAAGAAGAAGAACGAAGAAATAACATTGGTTATATGAACGGAAACCATGGATCCATTTTTGACTGAAATCATGTGGTCTTTAAGTCTTTTGGTTAAACTTAGATTTTGTTCTTACTATATATTATCTTCGTACTTTGTTCTTTGGCAGCCCGTTACCCTTGAACTTGGTGGAAAAAGTCCAATAGTGATATTTAATGATGTTGACATTGATAAAGGTTTGTTCCTTCTTTATTTAAATAGAATAGAATAAATGAGATATTATCTTAATCATTTGTTTATGTTGTaaagatttcttttttttttttttttgcttaatATTCATTCAAACAGCTGTTGAGTGGACCCTCTTTGGTTGCTTCTGGACAAATGGTCAAATATGCAGTGCTACATCTCGCCTTCTAGTGCATGTAAGTTGATGACGAGATGTTATTATTGTACGGGTCAAAAGTCAAAACAGGCTAGGTCTGTTCGTGCTCACCTGAAAACACCTTTTTGTCCATTTAAACTTCTTCTTGAGGTgatttatatgaaaaaaataatattttggaaaaaaaataataataatgtgtTCATTATGATaacaaaaacaatattattataaATCATAATCTGAGTCTTTGTATAAAATGATTTAGAGGTTGTTTACATTAAATTTGTATCATTTGACCTGTTTGAAATAAAACACAATCCATTCACTAGTAAATGGGTCAAAGTTACACCTCTTATAACTATATCATACTACCAGATATATGGTGGAATAAAATAGTTTTAATCTGTTACAGGAAAGTATTGCTGACGAGTTTGTAGACAAGCTCGTTAAGTGGACTAAAAACATCAAGATTTCAGACCCCTTGGAGGAAGGTTGTAGGCTCGGCCCTATAGTTAGTGGCGGTCAGGTAATAAATGGATCACCGAAACATATTTAAAGTCATGTTAATATAATGTCAAGTGTCTAATGTTTAGGTTTTAACGTTTTTTTCAGTATGAAAAGGTGTTAAAATTTGT belongs to Helianthus annuus cultivar XRQ/B chromosome 5, HanXRQr2.0-SUNRISE, whole genome shotgun sequence and includes:
- the LOC110941751 gene encoding betaine aldehyde dehydrogenase, chloroplastic codes for the protein MAIPIPSRQLFIDGEWREPVKKNRIPVINPATELIIGDIPAATAEDVDIAVEAARKALKRNGGKDWASASGAHRAKYLRAIASKIVEKKSELAKLEAIDCGKPLEEAAWDMDDVAGCFEYNADLAEALDKKQNASVTLPMDTFKCHLIREPIGVVGLISPWNYPLLMATWKVAPALAAGCAAVLKPSELASLTCLELGEICKEVGLPPGVLNILPGLGPEAGASLASHPDVDKIAFTGSSVTGSKVMTAAAQNLKPVTLELGGKSPIVIFNDVDIDKAVEWTLFGCFWTNGQICSATSRLLVHESIADEFVDKLVKWTKNIKISDPLEEGCRLGPIVSGGQYEKVLKFVSTAKSEGATVLCGGERPPHLEKGFYIEPAIITNVSTSMQIWKEEVFGPVLCVKTFATEEEAIELGNDTHYGLAAAVISDDLERCDRVSKALDVGCVWVNCSQPCFCQAPWGGKKRSGFGRELGEWGLENYQNVKQVTRYLSDEAWGWYKPPSQ